A genome region from Kaistia algarum includes the following:
- the recG gene encoding ATP-dependent DNA helicase RecG, with translation MRPEILNPLFRPVTSLAGVGPKIGEAIGRLLGADEDQPRVIDLLLHLPVGLIDRRDQPGVALSPEGAIVTLEVRIDRHQPSPPGNRKVPYRVYASDDTGEIALVFFHAERSFLERTMPVGETRFVSGRVEWFNGRPQMVHPDHVVDREAFEKLPRIEPVYPMTAGLARKTLARAIQGGIADCPDLPEWLDPALFAREKWQSFKDSLALVHAPVTPADLDPAGPSIARLAYDELLANQLALALTRANLRRSAGRTRTGDGQMRQAIRQALPFSLTLSQEAAIGEIEHDLAAPDRMLRLLQGDVGSGKTLVGLMAAAIVIESGAQAVLMAPTELLARQHAKTLLPLAEVAGIRMAILTGREKGREREAILTGLADGSIDLAVGTHAVFQEGVEFRDLGLAVVDEQHRFGVHQRLALAAKGAAVDMLVMTATPIPRTLVLTAFGDMDVSRLTEKPAGRKPIETRTIPLERLGEVVERIGRAVAGGARAYWVCPLVEESEEVDAAAAAERFAMLQQALGPVVGLVHGRMKAAEKDEAMRRFVAGETRILVATTVIEVGVDVPDATIMVIEHAERFGLAQLHQLRGRVGRGAKPSTCLLLYRGPLGQVAHDRLAILRDSEDGFRIAEEDLRLRGEGELLGTRQSGTPGFRIASLEHHQRLLEIARDDARLVVETDPGLQSPRGEALRLLLYLYRRDAAIRLLRAG, from the coding sequence ATGCGCCCCGAAATCCTCAATCCGCTGTTCCGTCCGGTGACGAGCCTTGCCGGGGTCGGGCCCAAGATCGGCGAGGCGATCGGCCGCCTGCTGGGCGCCGACGAGGACCAGCCGCGCGTCATCGACCTCCTGCTCCACCTGCCGGTCGGGCTGATCGACCGGCGCGACCAGCCGGGCGTCGCGCTGTCGCCGGAGGGAGCGATCGTGACGCTGGAGGTGCGGATCGACCGCCACCAGCCCTCCCCGCCCGGCAACCGCAAGGTTCCCTATCGCGTCTATGCCTCTGACGATACCGGGGAAATCGCGCTCGTCTTCTTCCATGCCGAGCGCAGTTTCCTCGAGCGGACCATGCCGGTCGGCGAAACGCGCTTCGTTTCGGGCCGGGTCGAATGGTTCAATGGCCGCCCGCAAATGGTCCACCCCGACCATGTCGTCGACCGCGAGGCCTTCGAGAAGCTGCCGCGGATCGAGCCGGTCTATCCAATGACGGCGGGCCTCGCCCGCAAGACCCTCGCCCGGGCGATCCAAGGTGGGATCGCCGACTGCCCCGATCTGCCGGAATGGCTGGATCCCGCGCTTTTCGCGCGCGAGAAATGGCAAAGCTTCAAAGATTCGCTCGCCCTCGTCCACGCCCCCGTCACCCCCGCCGATCTCGATCCGGCGGGTCCCTCGATCGCGCGGCTCGCCTATGACGAGTTGCTGGCCAACCAGCTGGCGCTGGCGCTGACGCGGGCCAATCTCCGCCGCAGCGCGGGGCGGACCCGGACCGGCGACGGACAAATGCGGCAGGCCATCAGGCAGGCGCTGCCCTTCAGCCTGACCCTTAGCCAGGAAGCTGCCATTGGCGAAATCGAGCATGATCTGGCCGCGCCGGATCGGATGCTGCGCCTGTTGCAGGGCGATGTCGGCTCGGGCAAGACGCTGGTCGGCCTGATGGCGGCGGCGATCGTCATCGAGAGCGGCGCGCAGGCGGTCCTGATGGCGCCGACCGAACTGCTCGCCCGCCAGCATGCCAAGACGCTACTCCCGCTCGCGGAGGTCGCCGGCATCCGCATGGCCATCCTGACCGGGCGCGAGAAAGGCCGCGAGCGCGAGGCGATCCTGACGGGTCTCGCGGACGGATCGATCGATCTCGCCGTCGGCACCCATGCCGTCTTCCAGGAGGGTGTCGAATTCCGCGATCTCGGCCTTGCCGTCGTCGACGAACAGCACCGCTTTGGCGTCCACCAGCGCCTGGCGCTGGCCGCCAAGGGCGCTGCGGTCGATATGCTGGTGATGACGGCAACGCCGATCCCGCGCACGCTCGTGCTGACCGCCTTCGGCGACATGGATGTCTCGCGCCTGACCGAGAAGCCGGCCGGCCGGAAACCGATCGAGACGCGCACCATTCCCCTCGAACGGCTCGGCGAGGTCGTCGAGCGGATCGGCCGGGCGGTCGCGGGCGGCGCGCGGGCCTATTGGGTGTGCCCGCTGGTCGAGGAATCGGAAGAAGTCGACGCCGCGGCGGCGGCCGAACGCTTCGCCATGCTGCAGCAGGCGCTAGGCCCGGTGGTCGGCCTCGTACACGGCCGCATGAAGGCCGCCGAGAAGGACGAGGCGATGCGCCGCTTCGTCGCCGGCGAGACCCGCATCCTCGTCGCCACCACCGTCATCGAGGTCGGTGTCGACGTTCCAGATGCGACGATCATGGTGATCGAGCATGCGGAACGCTTCGGCCTTGCCCAGCTTCACCAGCTCCGCGGCCGGGTCGGGCGCGGCGCCAAGCCGTCGACCTGCCTGCTGCTCTATCGCGGCCCCCTCGGCCAGGTGGCGCATGACCGGCTCGCCATCCTGCGCGACAGCGAAGACGGCTTCCGCATCGCCGAGGAAGACCTGCGCCTGCGCGGCGAAGGCGAATTGCTCGGCACCCGCCAATCCGGCACGCCCGGCTTCCGCATCGCCAGCCTGGAGCACCACCAGCGCCTCCTGGAAATCGCCCGCGACGACGCCCGCCTTGTCGTCGAAACCGACCCGGGGCTCCAAAGCCCGCGCGGCGAGGCGCTCAGGCTGTTGCTGTATCTATACCGGCGAGACGCGGCGATCAGGCTGCTCAGGGCGGGGTAA
- a CDS encoding class I SAM-dependent methyltransferase gives MANSDLHGVYGTPPPDLADIPAGAIQFSPLIPGAERLAERQGALASLTMLAPPGTIDRRHDLALALRALRVGGELVVLAPKDKGGARLAGELAGFGLAVAELSKRHHRICRAVRPEALDGIDEAVAAGAPRLIEDLGLWSQPGVFAFDRVDPGSALLLAHLRPLSGRGADFGSGIGVLAHAVLASTEVSELTLIDVDRRAIDCARRNVADPRARFLWADLRKPDTAPSGLDFVVMNPPFHDGGTEDRALGQLFIERAAQSLRKGGMLHLTANRHLPYEAPLERLFARVRLVVSEQGYKIYEAQR, from the coding sequence ATGGCCAACTCAGACCTCCATGGCGTCTATGGGACGCCGCCGCCCGATCTCGCCGACATCCCTGCCGGCGCGATCCAGTTTTCTCCCCTCATCCCCGGCGCCGAGCGGCTGGCGGAGCGCCAAGGCGCGCTCGCCTCGCTGACAATGCTCGCCCCGCCCGGCACGATCGACCGCCGGCACGACCTTGCCTTGGCGCTTCGCGCCCTGCGGGTCGGCGGGGAACTGGTGGTGCTGGCCCCGAAGGACAAGGGCGGCGCGAGGCTTGCCGGCGAATTGGCCGGTTTCGGGCTTGCGGTGGCCGAACTGTCGAAGCGGCACCATCGCATCTGCCGCGCCGTCCGGCCGGAAGCTCTTGACGGCATCGACGAGGCGGTCGCCGCGGGCGCGCCCCGCCTCATTGAGGATCTCGGACTCTGGTCGCAGCCGGGCGTCTTCGCCTTCGACCGTGTCGATCCCGGCAGCGCGCTGCTTCTGGCCCATCTCAGGCCGCTTTCGGGCCGAGGGGCCGATTTCGGCTCCGGCATCGGTGTCCTCGCCCATGCCGTCCTCGCATCGACGGAGGTCAGCGAACTGACGCTGATCGATGTCGATCGCCGGGCGATCGACTGCGCCCGCCGCAACGTCGCCGATCCTAGGGCGCGCTTTCTCTGGGCCGACCTGCGCAAGCCCGACACAGCGCCATCCGGGCTCGATTTCGTCGTCATGAACCCGCCCTTCCATGATGGCGGCACGGAAGATCGCGCGCTCGGGCAGCTCTTCATCGAGCGGGCCGCGCAAAGCCTTCGCAAGGGCGGCATGCTCCATCTCACGGCGAACCGGCATCTGCCCTATGAGGCGCCGTTGGAGCGGCTCTTTGCCCGCGTGCGGCTGGTCGTCAGCGAGCAGGGCTACAAGATCTACGAGGCTCAGCGATGA
- a CDS encoding pseudouridine synthase, protein MSPSVPTMRLDRLLANLGYGSRKEVQSLIEGGRVILDGEVEDDPSQRLYIKADLTSRMSVSGEPLDPPPGLMVLMLHKPLGVTCSHKETGQLVYSLLPERWRRRDPVISTVGRLDKETSGLLLMTDDGGLLHRIISPKRHVPKRYHVWLDRPMNGDEAERLAAGTLMLEGEEKPLLPVEMETISTTEVRVVLHEGRYHQVRRMFAALGNHVTTLHRDRIGGLDLPADLPAGAFRSLSDAEIAAVLGGSA, encoded by the coding sequence ATGAGCCCATCCGTTCCGACGATGCGCCTCGACCGGCTGCTCGCCAATCTCGGCTATGGCTCGCGAAAAGAGGTGCAGAGCCTCATCGAGGGTGGTCGCGTCATTCTCGATGGCGAGGTCGAGGACGATCCGTCGCAACGGCTCTACATCAAGGCCGACCTCACCAGCCGCATGAGCGTTTCCGGCGAGCCGCTCGATCCCCCGCCGGGACTGATGGTCCTGATGCTGCACAAGCCGCTCGGCGTCACCTGCTCGCACAAGGAAACCGGTCAGCTCGTCTATTCGCTGCTGCCGGAGCGCTGGCGGCGGCGCGATCCGGTGATATCGACCGTTGGCCGGCTCGACAAGGAGACATCCGGCCTCCTGCTGATGACCGATGACGGCGGATTGCTCCATCGCATCATCTCGCCGAAACGCCATGTCCCCAAGCGTTACCATGTCTGGCTGGACCGCCCGATGAACGGCGACGAAGCAGAGCGGCTTGCTGCGGGCACGCTGATGCTGGAGGGCGAGGAAAAGCCGCTCTTGCCGGTTGAGATGGAAACGATCTCCACAACTGAAGTCCGCGTCGTGCTGCATGAAGGCCGCTATCATCAGGTGCGCCGCATGTTCGCTGCGCTCGGCAATCACGTCACGACGTTGCATCGCGACCGGATCGGCGGCTTGGACCTCCCCGCTGATCTTCCGGCCGGCGCGTTCCGCTCTTTGAGCGATGCGGAGATCGCCGCTGTCCTCGGCGGATCGGCATGA
- a CDS encoding BaiN/RdsA family NAD(P)/FAD-dependent oxidoreductase, giving the protein MSDPAFDVIVIGAGAAGMMCAIEAGKRGRSVLVLDHAKAAGEKIRISGGGRCNFTNLNTSPKNFLSGNPHFGISALSRYQPKDFIALVGRHGIAWHEKTLGQLFCDGSARQIVDMLLAEMQAAGAELRLATEVSNVERTADGFRVTTPGGALACRSLVVATGGLSIPKMGATGFGYDIAQRFGVPIVPTRPGLVPLTLTPDLLARLLPLAGVAVDASVRCGKTRFDEAMLITHRGLSGPAILQISSYWKQGETIEIAMAPGIDFFEVLRTARTQRSRQSLVTVLADYLPRRLAQLIAETHGADRHLADLSDKVLRAVEMDVNRWEVRPAGSEGYRTAEVTLGGVDTKALDSKTMEAKSVPGLFFVGEVVDVTGWLGGYNFQWAWASGWSAGQVA; this is encoded by the coding sequence ATGAGCGATCCGGCCTTCGACGTCATCGTGATCGGCGCCGGCGCCGCCGGCATGATGTGCGCGATCGAAGCGGGGAAGCGCGGCCGCTCCGTGCTCGTCCTCGACCATGCCAAGGCGGCGGGCGAAAAGATCCGCATCTCCGGGGGCGGGCGCTGCAATTTCACCAATCTGAACACCTCGCCGAAGAACTTTCTCTCCGGCAATCCGCATTTCGGCATCTCGGCGCTCAGCCGCTATCAGCCGAAGGATTTCATCGCGCTGGTTGGCCGCCACGGCATCGCCTGGCACGAGAAGACACTCGGCCAGCTCTTCTGTGATGGCTCGGCGCGCCAGATCGTCGACATGCTGCTTGCCGAGATGCAGGCTGCTGGCGCGGAGCTACGCCTTGCGACCGAGGTTTCGAATGTCGAGCGGACGGCCGACGGCTTCCGCGTCACGACGCCGGGCGGAGCGCTCGCCTGCCGATCGCTGGTGGTCGCGACCGGCGGTCTATCGATCCCGAAGATGGGGGCAACGGGCTTCGGCTACGACATCGCGCAGCGCTTCGGCGTCCCGATCGTGCCGACCCGGCCCGGATTGGTGCCGCTGACACTGACGCCGGATCTCCTCGCGCGACTGCTGCCGCTCGCCGGCGTCGCGGTCGATGCGTCGGTGCGATGCGGCAAGACGCGGTTCGACGAGGCGATGCTCATCACCCATCGCGGCCTCAGCGGCCCGGCGATCCTGCAGATCTCTTCCTATTGGAAGCAGGGGGAGACGATCGAGATCGCCATGGCTCCTGGCATCGATTTCTTCGAGGTGCTGCGAACCGCTCGTACGCAGCGCAGCCGGCAGAGCCTCGTCACGGTCCTCGCCGATTATCTCCCGCGCCGCCTCGCGCAGCTCATCGCCGAGACGCATGGCGCCGACCGCCATCTTGCCGACCTTTCCGACAAGGTGCTGCGCGCCGTGGAAATGGACGTCAATCGCTGGGAGGTTCGCCCGGCGGGCTCGGAGGGATACCGGACCGCCGAAGTCACGCTCGGCGGTGTCGATACCAAGGCACTCGATTCGAAGACGATGGAAGCGAAGTCGGTACCCGGCCTCTTTTTCGTCGGCGAAGTCGTCGATGTCACCGGCTGGCTCGGCGGCTACAATTTCCAATGGGCCTGGGCATCGGGCTGGTCGGCGGGGCAGGTGGCGTAG
- a CDS encoding antitoxin, producing the protein MSEKRQVKLFRNGRNQAVRIPREFELPGEDAIMTKDGDRIVIEPARDHASLADMIEWLRTQPPLDEPFPEIDELPHTPVEF; encoded by the coding sequence ATGTCCGAGAAGCGTCAGGTCAAACTGTTCCGCAATGGCCGAAATCAGGCCGTCCGGATTCCGCGTGAGTTCGAACTGCCCGGTGAGGACGCCATCATGACCAAGGATGGCGATCGTATCGTTATCGAGCCGGCGAGGGACCATGCGTCGCTCGCCGACATGATTGAATGGCTTCGAACTCAACCGCCGCTGGACGAGCCATTTCCAGAGATCGACGAACTGCCGCACACACCCGTCGAATTCTGA
- a CDS encoding type II toxin-antitoxin system VapC family toxin, with protein sequence MMALLLDTNVISDIARHPFGSAASRVLERRGETLFTSIIVVAEIHFGLAKSGSARLAQIVGGVLDLIRILPFEAPADEIYGRLRADLERSGQLIGPNDLLIAAQCLAGDFMLVTDNIREFSRVPGLKVENWIR encoded by the coding sequence CTGATGGCGCTTCTGCTCGATACCAATGTCATTTCAGACATTGCGCGCCATCCCTTCGGAAGCGCCGCCAGCCGGGTCCTCGAACGTCGAGGCGAAACGCTGTTCACCAGCATTATCGTCGTCGCCGAGATTCACTTCGGGCTCGCAAAGTCTGGCTCGGCACGGCTCGCGCAGATTGTCGGCGGCGTGCTCGATTTGATCCGGATTTTGCCTTTCGAGGCACCGGCGGATGAGATTTACGGTCGGTTGCGTGCCGATCTTGAGCGTTCGGGCCAATTGATCGGCCCGAACGATCTGCTGATTGCGGCTCAATGCCTTGCCGGTGACTTCATGCTTGTCACCGACAACATCCGCGAATTCTCTCGCGTGCCTGGCCTCAAGGTCGAGAACTGGATCCGCTGA
- the gfa gene encoding S-(hydroxymethyl)glutathione synthase: MPEAVLLHPAIDHGIKAGSDNFSGGTLVCHCLDKPVKVKIEGQVVHNHACGCTKCWKPTGAVFSVVAVAPTPKVTVTDNGDKLAIVDPSALILRHACKVCGVHMHGPVERDHAFKGLTFVHTELSRESGWQAPQFAAFVSSVIEGGVNPSRMGGIRGRIRELGLEPYDCLSPPLMDALSTFAAKKSGVLKD, translated from the coding sequence ATGCCAGAGGCGGTCCTGCTTCACCCGGCCATCGATCACGGCATCAAGGCCGGTTCCGATAATTTCAGTGGCGGCACGCTCGTCTGCCACTGCCTCGACAAGCCGGTGAAGGTGAAGATCGAGGGCCAGGTCGTCCATAACCACGCCTGCGGCTGCACCAAATGCTGGAAGCCGACCGGTGCCGTATTCTCGGTCGTTGCCGTGGCGCCGACGCCCAAGGTGACGGTGACCGACAACGGCGACAAGCTCGCCATCGTCGACCCGTCCGCCCTCATCCTGCGCCATGCGTGCAAGGTCTGCGGCGTGCATATGCACGGCCCCGTCGAGCGCGACCATGCCTTCAAGGGCCTCACCTTCGTCCACACCGAACTATCTCGGGAATCCGGCTGGCAGGCACCGCAATTCGCGGCCTTCGTCTCGTCGGTGATCGAGGGCGGCGTGAACCCGAGCCGGATGGGCGGCATACGCGGCCGCATCCGCGAACTCGGCCTCGAACCCTATGACTGCCTCTCCCCACCCCTCATGGACGCGCTTTCGACCTTCGCGGCCAAGAAGTCGGGCGTGCTGAAGGACTGA
- the argC gene encoding N-acetyl-gamma-glutamyl-phosphate reductase: protein MVAKVFIDGEAGTTGLQIRQRLEGRRDIELLSIDPDRRKDPAARAEIINSADAVILCLPDDAAREAVSLVTNPAVKIIDASTAHRVADGWAYGFAELDKGQRDAIAKSTRIANPGCYATGAIALLRPLVGAGLVPADWPIFVNGISGYSGGGKSLIAEFERPAPEGTSDAFRPYGLTMAHKHLPEIREYAGLAEAPLFTPSVGRFAQGMIIEVPLHLHRLPGKPGVVDLEHAYAAHYDGEAFIEVLSPRDAAVLKEARAGAAGYQELIDPESLNGTNRLRILVVGNERNGQAVAMAVLDNLGKGASGAAVQNLNLALGVDEAAGL from the coding sequence ATGGTAGCGAAGGTCTTCATCGACGGCGAAGCCGGTACCACCGGGCTGCAGATCCGCCAGCGCCTTGAAGGCCGCCGCGACATCGAGCTGCTATCGATCGATCCCGACCGGCGGAAGGATCCGGCGGCACGGGCCGAGATCATCAACAGTGCCGACGCCGTCATCCTCTGCCTGCCGGACGATGCCGCGCGCGAGGCCGTCTCGCTGGTCACCAATCCGGCCGTGAAGATCATCGATGCATCGACGGCGCACCGGGTCGCTGACGGCTGGGCCTATGGCTTCGCCGAACTCGACAAGGGCCAGCGGGACGCAATTGCTAAGTCGACGCGGATCGCCAATCCGGGCTGCTATGCCACCGGCGCCATCGCCCTCCTCCGCCCGCTGGTCGGCGCCGGGCTCGTTCCCGCCGATTGGCCGATCTTCGTCAATGGCATCTCCGGCTATTCGGGCGGGGGTAAGAGCCTGATCGCCGAGTTCGAGCGGCCGGCGCCCGAGGGAACGAGCGACGCGTTCCGCCCCTATGGCCTGACGATGGCACACAAGCACCTGCCCGAGATCCGCGAATATGCCGGCCTCGCCGAGGCTCCGCTGTTCACGCCGTCGGTCGGCCGCTTCGCACAGGGCATGATCATCGAGGTGCCGCTGCATCTTCATCGCCTGCCGGGCAAGCCGGGCGTCGTCGACCTCGAGCATGCCTATGCCGCGCACTATGACGGCGAGGCCTTCATTGAGGTGCTGTCGCCGCGCGACGCCGCCGTGCTGAAGGAGGCTCGTGCCGGCGCGGCCGGCTATCAGGAGCTGATCGATCCGGAAAGCCTCAACGGCACCAACCGGCTGCGCATCCTGGTCGTCGGCAACGAGCGGAACGGCCAGGCGGTGGCCATGGCAGTGCTCGACAATCTGGGCAAGGGCGCTTCAGGCGCCGCAGTGCAGAACCTCAATCTGGCGCTCGGTGTCGACGAGGCCGCCGGCCTCTGA
- the rpsI gene encoding 30S ribosomal protein S9 gives MAELQSLQDLVSISSENAAPVHVQKLDAQGRAYATGKRKNAIARVWIKPGSGKIVVNDREFSVYFARPVLQMLVRQAIGVANRTGQYDIHATVAGGGLSGQAGALRHGISKALTYYEPELRGVLKKGGFLTRDSRVVERKKYGRAKARRSFQFSKR, from the coding sequence ATGGCTGAGCTCCAGTCCCTCCAGGACCTCGTCTCGATATCGTCGGAGAACGCCGCGCCAGTGCACGTCCAGAAGCTGGATGCGCAGGGCCGCGCCTATGCCACCGGCAAGCGCAAGAACGCCATCGCCCGCGTCTGGATCAAGCCGGGCTCCGGCAAGATCGTCGTGAATGATCGGGAGTTCTCGGTCTATTTCGCGCGCCCCGTCCTGCAGATGCTTGTTCGCCAGGCGATCGGCGTCGCCAATCGCACGGGCCAGTACGACATCCACGCGACGGTCGCCGGTGGCGGTCTTTCGGGCCAGGCCGGCGCGCTGCGCCACGGCATCTCGAAGGCTCTGACCTATTACGAGCCGGAACTGCGCGGCGTCCTCAAGAAGGGCGGCTTCCTGACCCGCGACAGCCGCGTGGTCGAGCGCAAGAAGTACGGCCGCGCCAAGGCCCGCCGCAGCTTCCAGTTCTCGAAGCGCTGA
- the rplM gene encoding 50S ribosomal protein L13, with amino-acid sequence MSTISTKPADVEKKWILIDAEGLVVGRLATIVANRLRGKHKASFTPHVDDGDNIIIINAEKAVFTGRKYTDKKYYWHTGYIGGIKERTPRQIIEGRFPERVIEKAVERMLPEGPLGRRQFSNLRVYGGPQHPHEAQQPEVLDVAALNPKNKRIA; translated from the coding sequence ATGAGCACCATTTCCACCAAGCCGGCGGATGTCGAGAAGAAGTGGATTCTGATCGACGCCGAAGGTCTTGTCGTTGGACGGCTCGCCACCATCGTGGCCAATCGTCTGCGCGGCAAGCACAAGGCCAGCTTCACGCCGCATGTCGATGATGGCGACAACATCATCATCATCAATGCGGAAAAGGCGGTCTTCACCGGCCGCAAATACACCGACAAGAAGTACTACTGGCACACCGGCTATATCGGCGGCATCAAGGAGCGCACCCCGCGCCAGATCATCGAGGGCCGCTTCCCGGAGCGCGTCATCGAGAAGGCCGTCGAGCGCATGCTCCCCGAAGGTCCGCTCGGCCGTCGCCAGTTCTCGAACCTGCGCGTCTATGGCGGCCCGCAGCATCCGCATGAAGCCCAGCAGCCGGAAGTCCTCGACGTCGCCGCGCTGAACCCGAAGAACAAGAGGATTGCCTGA
- a CDS encoding VOC family protein codes for MAEHGLAPRLNIVTLGVSNVAKSRAFYEALGWHPSSASRDSIVFIDLGGVVLALFDRDHLADDATVAPAGDGFRAVTLAHNVESDAEVDAALAHAERAGARIVKPASKVFWGGYSGYFCDPDGHLWEVAHNPFVTLDGQGRLQLPPPERES; via the coding sequence ATGGCCGAACACGGACTTGCGCCCCGCCTCAATATCGTCACGCTCGGTGTGTCGAATGTTGCGAAATCGAGAGCGTTCTACGAGGCGCTCGGCTGGCACCCGTCTTCGGCAAGCCGCGATTCGATCGTGTTCATTGATTTGGGCGGCGTGGTTCTGGCCCTCTTCGATCGCGATCATCTCGCGGACGACGCGACAGTGGCGCCGGCCGGGGATGGTTTCCGCGCTGTCACCCTCGCTCACAATGTCGAGAGTGATGCGGAGGTCGACGCGGCGCTTGCTCATGCGGAGCGGGCGGGAGCGCGCATCGTGAAGCCTGCGTCCAAGGTGTTCTGGGGCGGATATTCGGGCTATTTCTGCGATCCTGACGGGCATCTCTGGGAGGTGGCCCATAATCCCTTTGTTACCCTCGATGGCCAAGGCCGTCTCCAGCTTCCCCCACCTGAGCGCGAATCATGA
- a CDS encoding SH3 domain-containing protein, whose protein sequence is MIRTYALALAPLFVLGATAAIAAPKPYEPLTVTYDTTGSDDPELKTFIETLQKAVDSGDVATLKASVAQDLKIYAPLIGFPDEAPPAALANPDKHLGEQRLDEAAAKTTSSDTDYSREDLDSLIVDVFGMALEPKSIGKSKTADGALCSPAEAAFDRQKALDIAAAADVPPGNLWILSDKTDFREKPNLSAPVVATLPAGTIVPFLEGSVEVTPAEQTDEDWYSVVLPSGKIAYGANDSSLAFQAVSVCYAKTDGHWAVTAIVVPGV, encoded by the coding sequence ATGATTCGAACCTATGCCCTTGCTTTGGCGCCGCTGTTTGTTCTCGGCGCGACCGCCGCGATTGCCGCGCCGAAGCCTTATGAACCTCTCACTGTCACCTACGACACGACGGGTTCCGACGATCCCGAGCTGAAGACGTTCATCGAAACGCTGCAGAAGGCGGTCGACAGCGGCGACGTCGCGACGCTGAAGGCCTCCGTCGCGCAGGATCTGAAGATCTACGCGCCGCTCATCGGTTTTCCGGATGAGGCGCCGCCTGCGGCACTCGCCAACCCCGACAAGCATCTCGGCGAACAGCGCCTCGACGAGGCGGCCGCGAAGACCACGTCGTCGGATACGGATTACAGCCGCGAGGATCTGGACAGCCTCATCGTCGATGTCTTCGGCATGGCGCTCGAGCCGAAATCCATCGGCAAGTCCAAGACGGCCGATGGCGCTCTCTGCTCTCCGGCCGAGGCGGCGTTCGACCGGCAGAAGGCGCTCGATATCGCGGCGGCCGCGGATGTGCCGCCGGGCAATCTGTGGATCCTCTCCGATAAGACGGATTTTCGCGAGAAACCGAACCTCTCGGCCCCTGTCGTCGCGACGCTGCCGGCAGGGACGATCGTTCCCTTCCTCGAAGGCTCGGTCGAGGTGACGCCGGCCGAACAGACGGATGAGGACTGGTATTCGGTCGTGCTTCCGTCGGGCAAGATCGCCTATGGCGCCAATGATTCTTCGCTGGCCTTCCAGGCCGTCTCGGTCTGCTACGCGAAGACGGATGGTCACTGGGCCGTGACCGCGATCGTCGTGCCGGGCGTATGA
- a CDS encoding CoA-binding protein, giving the protein MDHDHYDDAYLREILAGTRTIAMVGASANASRPSHGVLGYLIRAGYETYPVHPGLAGQSLLGRLVYARLADVPVPIDMVDVFRNSDAIAALADEVLALPTLPKVVWLQLGIRNDEAAAKLEAAGIQVVMNRCPAIERPRLLGA; this is encoded by the coding sequence GTGGACCACGACCATTATGACGACGCCTATCTCCGTGAGATCCTCGCCGGCACCCGCACGATTGCGATGGTTGGCGCCAGTGCCAACGCATCTCGGCCGAGCCATGGGGTTCTCGGCTATCTGATACGGGCCGGCTACGAGACCTATCCGGTGCATCCGGGACTTGCCGGGCAATCGCTGCTGGGCCGGCTCGTCTATGCGCGGCTCGCCGATGTGCCGGTGCCGATCGACATGGTCGACGTGTTCCGCAACTCGGATGCCATCGCCGCGCTTGCCGATGAGGTGCTCGCTCTCCCGACGCTGCCGAAAGTGGTCTGGCTGCAGCTTGGCATCCGCAATGACGAGGCGGCCGCCAAACTTGAGGCGGCCGGCATCCAGGTCGTCATGAACCGCTGTCCGGCGATCGAGCGGCCTCGTCTGCTGGGCGCCTGA